GTTTTGCCAAAGCAGAGTTTAATTCAATTTATACTGATTTTATGTTTATTCCTACTTATGTTCCTAATGGTTCATATCAAATTCGGATTTCATATGTTACACCACGAACACAAATTACTGTTGGCTATGGAAGCTCAAAATATAAGCACTGAGGGATGGAATTAAATCCGTACTTATTAACAAAACGTGAACGACAAATTATTGAAACACGATATCAACAACAATTAGCAATTATTCAAACTGATTATGCTGCTTTTAGGGAGGATTATTAGAATGAAAAAGTTATTAACAATGTTTAGTGCTTTAACAATGATTAGTGCTCCAATAACAGCTGTTAGTTGTGGTAATTTTGAAACGCGTGATCGTAGTAAAATTTCATTAGCGCTCTTTAAGACACAACTAGCATTAGTTCCTGTCTTTGATCCTCAAAATACTATCACAACCGTAACTGAAACAATTTTTCAAAATGCAATTTATGGGGCGTTAGAAACAAATGAGTATCGTGGGGAAGTGGCTAGTAAGGAATTAGAATTTACTTATTATCAACAAGGAACAACACCAAGTAGTTGAACTGATTTAAAGTGACAACCAACAACGGGTGGTGGTGAAAAAACATCCTTAATTAAGGTCAAGATTGCTGCGAGTGCTACCAGTATCCATTTTGCTGATGCAACAGAAATTATTACAACGGCATTGTATCGGACACAACCAGTTTATTTAGCAACAATTAAGTTTAATTATGAAGAAAAGACTTTAAAGCCTTTACCAGCAACAGCAATGATGCAATATTTTGCTATTTTAAATCCAACATTTTATTTTACAACGCGTCATTTTGACATTAAAAAAACAGCAACGGAAGTTGAAATTGCGGCAGTTCCAAGTTCAGAACGTTATGTTGGTAAAAATGTTATTACTTTCAGTTAACAAAGTAAACGGTGCACTTCAAACCATGAATTAGCACCTTTTTCTTTTTTAAAATATAAAGTGTAACAAATAGACAAAAGAAAATTTTAGCAAATTTTCTTGCTGTCTTTATTTCTTGCTAAAATTAGGTTATAATTATGGAAACAATAAAATAGAGAAGGAAGAATAAAATGATTAGTGTAAATGATTTTCGACCAGGATTAACGTTTCAATATGAAGGTAATATTTATGCGGTAATTGAAGCACAACATTCAAAGTCAGGGCGTGGGCAAGCGCATGTCAAAGCAAAAGTAAAAAATCTGCGGAGTAATGCGACAACTACAATTACCTTTACGGGAGGCGATAAGGTTGAAAAAGCAATGATTGATAAGGTTGAGATGCAATATTTATATGATGATGGAGCAAATATTATTTTTATGGATACCCAGAGTTATGAACAATTAGAAGTTCCATCAAACAGTTTGATATGAGAAAAAAACTTTTTAAAAGAAGGCGTAATGGCTTCTGTAACAAAATATGATGGCGAAGTTTTAGGAATTATTTTACCAGATAAAGTTGATTTAACAATCACTGAAGCTGAAGCAGCAGTGAAGGGAGATACTAGTTCTGGTGCTATGAAAAAAGCGGTTTTAGAAACTGGTTTAGAGTTACAAGTACCATTATTTATTAAAGAGGGAGAATTAATTACTGTTTCAACAAGTGATGGTAAATATT
This genomic window from Spiroplasma sp. SV19 contains:
- the efp gene encoding elongation factor P, encoding MISVNDFRPGLTFQYEGNIYAVIEAQHSKSGRGQAHVKAKVKNLRSNATTTITFTGGDKVEKAMIDKVEMQYLYDDGANIIFMDTQSYEQLEVPSNSLIWEKNFLKEGVMASVTKYDGEVLGIILPDKVDLTITEAEAAVKGDTSSGAMKKAVLETGLELQVPLFIKEGELITVSTSDGKYSGRA